The Syntrophobotulus glycolicus DSM 8271 DNA window CGCCGCCGAATTTAGAAGATACGATAAGTATGCGAGGCTCAAACAAATAATTTCCCTCCAAATATAGAAATAATTATTGCTTTTTATATTATAACTGGACAACTATGATTTTTCTTCTTTTTTACATTATATTTTTACATTTATTTTTACAATTTGTTGAAAAAAACCCCATTCACGCGACAGTGAAATGAGGTTTCCTTGACCAATCCGTCCTCTTCTTATAGTGGTTCCCAATTTTCCTTAAACTAAAACATATCGATAAACAAAAACATAATGAGACAGACTGCCTGCCAGAATGAATAAATGAAATATTTCATGGAACCCCAGCTTAAAGACACACAATCTTTTCGGCTTCAGGGCGTAAAAGACTGAGCCCGCGGAATAAAACAGGCCTCCTAAAACCAGCAGGAAGACCCCTTTACCGGGCAGAGCCTGAGACAGGGGGAAAATGAAACCTGCGGCAATCCAGCCTAAAACCAGGTAGAAAGAAGTATACAACCAGCGGGGAGCGTCCAGCCAGACCAGCTTTAAGATTATTCCGATAAGGCTGAGACTCCAAATCGTGATTAAAAGGCCCATGCCCAGCCGGCCATGGAGGGTAACAAGGCATACAGGTGTATAGGTCCCGGCGATTAATACATAGATCATGCAGTGATCCACCTTGCGTAATCCGCGGATCACCCTTTCCCGGGATTTTACACTGTGATAAACAGTTGAGGCAGTATACAGGCAAATCAGGCTTAAACCAAAAATCAGGGCCCCGGTAATCTGCCTCCAGCTACCGGAATCAGCCGTATGAACGATTAAGAAAACCAAACCTGTCAGAGATAGTATCGCACCTGTTAAATGAGACATCGCATTGATTGGCTCCCTGATTCTCGCAAGCATTTGTTAACCTCCTAAATATTCTTGTAATTATATAGTTTTTAAAACTATATACCAGTATATCCATATTATAACTTGTTGTAAACCTCGGCGCAATAGATCTGACGTTAAACGACATCATCATTTAAAAATAGTTCCCGTTTTTTATTTGACGAAATGTTTAATTCAATGATTTTTTGTACTACAATATGAAAATAAGGATTTAGACCGGAGGAAATAAAATGCCCCACAAAGAACTGAAAGACTCGGATATTCCTAATATAGATGTTTACATGGATCAGCTGATCAGCTTTTTTGAAGAGTATCTTGATTCCTACAGAAGAGATCCTAAAGAAAAAGTCCTAACTAAAACCATGGTTAATAATTATGTTAAAAACGGAGTCATGGAGAAACCTACTAAAAGAAAATACAATAAAAATCAGTTAAAGTCTTTATTTATTATTTATCATCTTAAGCAAGTATTATCCCTTCAGGATATTAAAAGTTTTTTTGAGCTTTCTGATTCCATTTATCGCAAAGATGATTTATTCCAAAACTTCCTCGATGCACAAAACAAGGCATCTCAGGATATGGATACCCTTTTAAAAAACACGGAAAACGGAGACCCGAGGGCCATCACCGAAATGATCCTCCACCTGGCTGTCGAGGCTTTTGCCCGCAAACGCCTGGCGGAGAAGCTGATTGATGACATGAATAATCAAAAGCAGACGGAAAACTGAAAGCATTTCTGATGATCAGACATGCTTTCAGATCCTCTCCATCTGCTCTGGCTCTATCGCCGAAATTAAACGGTCTTCATCAATAGGCTTTAGTTTGAACCCATACTGTCTGTATAATCCTTCAAGTCATAAAGCTGAGCGGAGCTTCTGCTCCCCGTATCATTCCCCGCCGACACCGGTTTCCCATTTTCGCTGACCCAGCTCATGATCTCACTGTTGGATCTTCCCCCTCTGTTCCCAGCCATGACATATCTGATTTCCCCTTCAGCCGCCAAAGCTTTGAATTCTTCCAAAGTCAGGGGGCTGTTGTTCCCTAAGAAACCGCCCAGACACATTACGGGCTCTCCGGTCTGAATGATGATATCAGCACAATCATTTGCAGAAGAAACCACAAGAAGATATTTCTGATTGGCTGTTTTATTCTCCTGCAAGAACTCGATCAAAACGGAATTTGCGTTATTTTCATTGATTCTCGCATTGTTCCCATTATTATTGACAGAAGTATTTGTACGATAAAATGATTTAGCCTGTGATAACAATTCTAAACCGGCAGCAGGGAAAGAGCCCCCGCTTCCGGAAAATATTGCTGCCGCTGATCCCACCAACGGCGTGATCAGGATTCCTGTCAAGGCTAAACCGGCCAAAGCTTTCCAGAGCTTATTTTTTTTGTTGCCTCTGTCAGCATCGCTTTCACCTCGAACATCATCATCGTGTTCCTGTTTCTTTCTGAGGTTGATTAAGCCCAAGAGCGCCGAAGAACCGCAACAGGCCAGGGCAACTATCCCCATCAGGATTTTGACAAGATAGCCTGAATCAATAAAATAGCTCAGCATCAGGATGTGCACAGCTCCCGACACAAATAAAGCCGAAGGGAGCAGCCATGATTTCCAGCCTCCCTCTTGATACTGTTCCCACATGGAAGCCATTCCGATACCCGCCAAAGCAGCTGCCGGCGCGGCCATCATCGTCAGGTAATAGGAATGCCAGGTACCTGTGTTATAGCTGAAATAAACAAATTCCGGCAGGAACCACATCAGCCACAAGGCCAAAGCCTGCTTTCTCCGGGTATTCAATCCTGTCCTGAATTTTTCATTGAGGGCGGCCGCAATGAAGCCAAACAGGGCCAGCGGAATAAACCACACGATCTGGTCAGAAAGAATATTTTTGGAGAATAACCTGGACAATCCCGCTGCCGTCTGTCCCCCAAAGCTGCCCGCGAGCCCGCCGCCGGCACCTCTGCCAGCACCGCCGCCAGGCATCATCCCGCCGCCCTGTCCCCCGCCTCCCTGCATCCCTGCAGGCGGCTGTGTGCTCTCACCCTCATTTCCGCTTGTCTCCCGGCCCCTCATCTGCCTGTCATCATTAGTCCCCCCGAAACCGGGACCCCCGCCGGGACCCCGTCCGGAGCCTTTGCTGTCTCCTATTATTCCCGCGATATTAATTCTTTCCAGGCCATTATGTCCGGTGATCAGTTCCATAACCGTATTATTGGTGCTGCTGTCAATATACGGCCTCTGGTTTGCCGGTACAGCATCAACGATCAGGGCCCAGGAAAGAGAGACAACGAGAAGCACCGCGGTTCCTGCCGTCAGATGAAGGATTCTTTTTGGCAAAGAAATTGAGGTAGAAAATAAATAGGTTCCATACAAGGCCGGTAAAATCAAATAGGCCTGAAGCATCTTGATATTAAAACCAAGCCCGACCAGGACCATAGCCGCGATCAGGTATTTGAGCCTGCCTTTTTCAGCCGCGACGGAAACGGCCCAGCAAGCCAGCAACAGAAAGAAAACCAGCATATTATCCACGGTGTTATTTCTGCTTACCGCCACAAAAACAGGCGTCACTGCCAGAAATAAGGCCGAGACCAACCCTGCCGCACTGCCAAAAGACCTTTTGACCAGATGGTACAAAACGATGACTGAAAGCACTCCGGCCAGCGCCTGCGGCAATAAGATACTCCAACCGCTAAACCCGAATATCTTTGCCGAAACAGCCTGAAACCAATATCCCAGAGGCGGTTTGTCGATCGTGACAAAACCGGAGGGGTCAAACGATACAAAAAAGAAGTTTTTCAGATTTAATGTCATGCTTTTCACTGCTGCCGCATAATATGAATTTGCATAACCTTCCTTGCTCAAATTTGTAAAATTAAGAACTGCTGACAACAAAGAAATTAAAAACATGGCCAGTGTTTCTTTGGTCATCTTTTTTTTCATATAGATTCTCCTTTTGATCAAAATCAGCCTGCTCCGGAGAACATTAATTGATTTGAATATCCTATTGAATTAATATACCAAACTACAATAAAAATTTTCTGAATAGCTCCTGAATATTTGCTGAAAAGACTTGAAAATTTTCTTCCATCCTTCATCATCTCTTTTCATTGCGATCATACGTATAAATACACATTCATCTTTACACACGTGTTAACACGTGCTAAAATATTATCAAAAAGAGGGAACAGTAAATGAAAACAGACGAACTGCTCAAGCTCCTAGCACAAAACAACATAAAAATAAAAAGGAAAGAGCAAAAGGTACACTGAACAATATTCTAAAAGACGCGGGATTTGAAATAAGATTCCGTATCTCTCTCAATATAGTTTGAAAGGAGATTCTAATTATGGCTAAATATCTATTTCCCGCAGTTTTTACGCCTGAACCCAACGGCGCCCATTCAATCAATTTTCCCGATATCGAAGGCTGCTATACTCAAGGGGATAACTTGCAAGATGCCTATGAAATGGCTGAGGATGTCTTGTGTTTGCTCCTGTATGATCTCGAGGAATCTAAAGAACCCATTCCCGCCCCTTCAAATCCAACCGATATTGCTTTCGTGCAAGGATCTTTCGTAAGTTTAATTGGAGTTGATACTCTCGAATACAGAAAATTTCATGACAACAAAGCGGTTAAGAAAACACTTACCCTTCCTCAATGGCTAAATACCATTGCAGAAGAAAAGAACGTAAATTTTTCTCAGGTTCTGCAAAACGCTTTAAAGGATCATTTAGGTATTCAATAAGCTCAACAAAAAATAAATCCAGGGATCTAATCATTAAATATGCAAAAGATTATCTTTCATTGATTGATAAATAACCCGATCCAGTGATATAATAGATCAGAATCATTGATGCTGATTAAGGTTTTTACCTTAAACGCTGATTCTATGCGGGAGTGGCGGAATTGGCAGACGCACTGGATTTAGGTTCCAGCGGGAAACCGTGGGGGTTCAAGTCCCTTCTCCCGCACCACAATTTGTCCGAAAACCCGCTGTTCAAGCGGGTTTTAGAGTTTCCTAAGCAACATTTTAACAGTTATTTAACTGTTTTTTTTATTTGCAGACTAAAAGTATAAAAAAAAGAAGGCCATTAAGCCTTCATTGCTTCCACCAATCTTTTCGTTCCCACCATATTGATGGCCCTTTTTAAATTGTATGCAAGGAAACTGAGCCCCAGCTCGCCTGTGGCTTTTTCTATGCCCTTGCATAATAGATTTAGAGTAATATTATTACTTCTTAACTGTTCGAATTGCACCCATAGGACAATAACTTACACATTTTCCACATTCAGTACATTTGGCCGCATCTACAGTTGGAGCTTTGTATCCTTGTTGCTTTAAAGCTCCGACTGGACATACCCTAATAGACGGACACGGATGGTTTTGAGGACACCTATTCTTTTCAACTATAATTGCCATTACAAACAACTCCTTATAAAACAGAATGTTATTATACCCAGTAGGGGTATTGTAGCATTCTGTTTTATAAGAATCAATATATAGCTTTACAACAATTTCATTTGCCTATCTCCCTAGAAGGTATGCCTTTTTGAAATTTTAATGTCCCCCACATTCACCATGATGTTGATGTTGATGGCAAACAGAGCCTGTTGATTGAAGCTGGCCTTGTAAATATTGTTCGACTGCAATTTTGGCATTACCTCTTACACCTGTAATGATTTCAATGTTTTTTTCAGTAAATATTTCGATAGCCCCGGCTCCCATCCCGCCGGCAATAATAACGTTTACTCCAATATCATTTAAGAAGTTAGGTAAAAAACCTGGACGATGACCTGGGTTTTGTACTGCCTCACTTTTAAGGATCTGCTCTTTTTCTGTATCAAAAATAAAGAAACTATCACAATGTCCAAAATGTTCCGAGACCATTGGACCCTCACTCGCTACTGCTATTTTCATTTTCATTTCCCCCTAATCTTTCTAATATTTTCGCTGCATTATCAAGCAAGCTGCCTTCATAAAATTCAATCATTCCTTTATCACAAGCTCCTGCAATTTGGGGATCTATAGGCAGTTTGGCCAGTACAGGCAGTTGCTCTTGAGCAGCTACTCTATCAATAGAGCTTTCTCCGAATATCTGGTAGGTATTGCCGCAATCCGGGCACTTGAAATATGCGAGGTTTTCTACCAAACCAATGATTGGAATGTTCATGGTTTTAGCCATATTTACCGCTTTTGTGACAATCATAGAAACTAACTCCTGTGGTGAGGCAACTACTATAATTCCATCGAGTGGAATGGATTGAAATACAGTCAGCGGCACGTCACCCGTTCCAGGAGGCATATCAATGAACATGAAATCAATATCTGTCCAGATGACATCCGACCAAAACTGTTTAACAACACCGCCCAATATAGGACCGCGCCATATTACAGCGTCTGATTCTCTTGGTAATAATAAATTGGTAGACATGATCTCTATTCCGGTCTTACTTGTGGCAGGAAATAGACCAAACTCGTCTCCTGCGGCCTTCTCCGTAATACCAAAAGCTTTTGGTATTGATGGACCGGTAATATCAGCATCAAGAATTGCGGTATGATAGCCTTTTCGGTTCATTGTTACTGCCAGCAGAGAAGTTACTAAGGATTTGCCCACACCTCCTTTGCCGCTAACAATGCCGATTACTTTTTTGACGTTGCTCATTTCATGCAATTTTTCGCTGAAATCCGTCTCTTCTTTTCTTTCACTGCATTGTTCGCTGCAAGAATTACAATTTTGGCTGCAGTTTTCACTCATTTTTTGCCCTCTATTGTTAATATTCTACATTTATACCATTCCGGGATCACACTTGATTGGAGTACTTTTCTTTGCTGATAAGAAACAGGATTGTCTTTTGAAAAACTTCGCTAACGGCATGACCGGCAAGACAATCCAAGTCTACTATACTTTGCCCGTTATTGATTGCTTTAACAACAGCACTATCAAAAGGAATCTTGCCCATAACAGGGATATTTTGCTCCCGGCACAAAGCTATAATCTTGTTGGTAAGGATCTCATTGGTGTCATACTTATTAATGCAGACACCTATTTTGGGTCCAAAGCTTTGTGCAGTTTTAATTATTCTTTCCATATCACTCAGACCGGAAAGTGATGGTTCTGCAACAATGAGTACCAAGTTTGCACCGCTTATTGAAGCGATTACCGGACAGCCTATCCCGGGAGATCCGTCTATGATTGCCAGATCAACGTTATTGGCATTTTGGAATAATTGTTTTTTAACTTCGGTAACAAGTTTACCAGACGTCCCGCTGCCCATTTTTAACTGAGCCGTAGAAAAAACAGCTTCACCCATATACAGTCTCAGTTCTCCGGCTTTATCCGGCTGAAGAGAAATGGCCTGAACCGGACAAAAAGCTTCACATACCCCACAACCTTCACATTCATAACAACTTACTTCGTATTGGCTGTTATTCTTTTTTATAGCATTAAAGCGGCAGTATTCCAAACAAAGCCCACACGAAATACATTTTCTATAATCTACAACTGCTTTCGGCATGCCAAAATAGTCCTTTTGTTTAGTCAATTTATGGTTTTGAGTTACGAGATGCAGATTTGGTGCATCGACATCACAATCGGCATAAGCTTTTGCCTTGGCTAGTTTAATAAAAGCACCGGTTATCGTTGTTTTCCCTGTGCCCCCTTTACCGCTAAGTATTAATAACTGTTTCATTACCTACCTCCTTAGTCACAGCAGATAATAAATTGCTGAATAATTCCCGGTACTTTTCTTTTTCCCTTATCACAATCAGCCCGTTGGAATTTAGGGTTCCTAATTCAGTGTCAAAGGGAATTTTCCCCAATATATTAATTTCGTTTTTTAGGCAAAAGTCCTCAGCAGGGTTGGCTTCGTCCAGGTATTTATTCAGTATCGCACCATGCGGTTTATTAAAGAGCTTGACTAAATCATGAACCATGCTTAGGTTATGAGCCCCGAATAACGTTGGTTCTGCTACCAGAATGCAATAATCGGCATCTTTTATGCTTTCCATAACAATGCATGCACTCCCCGGAGGGCAATCGATCAAAGTTAGTTCGTTGTCTTGGGAAATAGTTTGCAGTAGTCTTCGGACAATAGGAACTCCCGAAGGCTCCCCGGTATTTAGTATTCCAGTCAAAACCTGAACATTCTCGGATAACCCGCTTTGAATTAAACCTATACTTTGGTCTTTTTCTGTGATCGCTTTATTCAGGCATAGGAGTACACAGCCGTTACAAGAATGGCATATTTCATTAAAAACAATTACTTTGTTTTTGATATATGCAAGGGCGTTAAATTTGCAAAAATCCACACAAGTCCTACATCCATTACATAGATTGTGGTTGATTTCAGGGAGCTTAACCGGCACATTTTCTTCTTTTAGTTTCTCCGGTTTAAAAAACAAATGACCATTTGGTTCTTCAACATCGCAGTCAACATAGATGGAACTTTTGGCGACTGAAGCAAAATTAACAGATACTAAGGTCTTGCCGGCACCTCCCTTGCCGCTTAAGACAGCAATTTTCATTCTAATTCCCTCCGTGCTGGTGAAAACCCGGATGAATATTTTCCAGCAATTCCAGTTTTCCTTCAGCTAAGGCTTTTAGATTATTTTCCAGTGAATCATTTATAGTCCTATACATTTTTATCTCAGCAGCTTTTAATACATCTGCTGCATTCTCACCGCAACGTGGTGTGAGGAGAACATCCGCTCCCGAATCGGCAATTTTTTGTGCTGCCTTAATGCCAGCTCCGCCCTGATTGGCAATTGCGCTGTTGTCTATAAATTTGCTTTCATTTTTTCCCGTATCGTAAATAAGAAAATATGGAGCTCTGCCGAAGGAAAAGCAGATTTTTGCATCCATAGAATTACCTTCGACAGGTATTGCAATCTTCATCGCTCAACCCTCCTATTAAATAATTACTCGGTTTTTCTGCGTAATTACCGCCGCAAGAAATTAACAGGAGCGTCCTCCTGTAATTTTTTCTTTACTATTGACTATTAATTTGTTTATTAATTAAATTAAGTTTCTTTTCTAAAAATTCTTTTTGCTCAAAAAGCAATTCTTTTTTTGTTGAAGAAAAAGTCATATCATCAGTAATCTTTCTGCAAAATCCCTTTCTTCTGCCAGTATTCGCTCTGGTACATAACCCAAAACCATTGCCACTCATTGCTCCACGTCCCAATGGACCCGTTCCGTCTCTGCCAGGCATGAAATCACCTCCTTAGCCAAGTTATTGACATATGCCCTTTATGTTTTATATTATACTGCGTTTTGAACATATGTCAATAACTATAAATAAAAAAACGATGTACGAAAAAGTCATCGGTCCTGTAGATTTAGCATATTAAAATGTTTTTTAAACGAATATATAATTTGAAATATTTTCAATATTTTCCTTTAAGGAAATTTAATAACAGCTTATTGAATGACAATGGTGTAACAGAACTTTAGCCTGTTACACCATTTTTCATATTTATCCGATAATCAGGTTAAACTAAGAAGCCTGCGGACAAAAGCGTTTCAGGCCTAAAAGTGAAGCTGTGCCTGCAATTGTGATACCAAAATAAACAACCGGTTTTTTAATTGGAAGGAAGTTAACAATTGATTTGTTGCAGAGTGTACTTCCCGTGACTAAAAACAAATCTGCCCAAGTCTGAACCTCTTCGAGATCACAGATCCCATCCTCGACCACAATGCCGAACTTTTCTTTGCCGATGTTATCCTGATCCAAGTCAAAAATTCTCAGGCTGTATTTCTCGGATAATACCTCAGACATCGCAGGCTGCAGACCAAAAAGAGCAATCTTAGGATTCCCGTACTCTTTTTCGATCATTTCGACAAGCTCCAAGCTGCATTTCTTGGGGCCCTCATCTTTACAGTGAATCGTCCGGTCAGTCATTTTCAGCTCGCGCATAACTGCATTCAGAGCAGAAATAAAAACTGCCCGTTCAAAGTTTGTCTCAAGCGGCATCGTTGCCAGTTCCTTTAATTTTCCGGAATAAGTGTTAGACATATCTGTAAATGCTTGTCCGCAGGAGCAGCCGAAACACGCCTGCATCATTTTCTCCTTGCCCTTTTGAATTGGAAAATCATCTCTTTCAGGATTTCCGATCGCTTCCTGAAGTGTAAGTACGGAACAGGTAACTTCTACTATTTCCTCATTTAATCCGTTTTTATCAGCCAATTCCTTCAAGGCTCTTTGAAGCTTTAACAGTATAAATTCTGTTTGTTTTTCTTCCATTTTCTTTTCCCTCAGCATAAATTAATTTTTCCCGAGATATCATAGGTTTGCAATCAAATGAATGTCTTCAACATCAATTGATAAAGTTATCTCATCATGAGCTCTGGCAGAAATTCTTTCCCATTCATTCCGGGACAGTACCGCATGCCAGCAACCGTTCCCTCTACAGGTCAACCCTACATAAGAGCTGTTAATGATTACTTTCTCAATCAAAGCATTCCAGCTAATTTTCTTGGAATGGAAACAATCCTCCTTGGAAGATACCTGTATTTGCCCAGCCTGAAGCATAAGGAACAATTCATCAGACATATTTTCCGGAAGCAGATCCTCTGCCAAAGGCCCTGCTGACCAGTTCAGCTCTACATTTTCAAACCAATATGTCCCCTGGATTTTTTTAATTTTACCGCTCACAATGTTTTTATTTTGCAGAAAATCAGCTACCCAAAGGGAGTTTGGTTTGTTAAATACTGTTAAAGGGCTTCCCTGCTGCAAAATCTTCCCCTGATTCATAACAAGCACCTGGTCAGCCAGGTACATAGCATCTTTAAAATCATGGGTTACATGGATAATTCCCATACCTTCATTTTTATGGATATCCTGCAGCAAAGAGCGCAGGGCGTCCCGTTTTTGAGGGTCTAAGGCCGATAACGGCTCATCAAGCAGAAGAACCGGAGGGCAGACAAGAATAGCTCTTGCCAGCGAAACCCGCTGCTTCTCGCCTCCGCTTAAGGTAAGGGGGAAGCAATCCAGCAGGTGAGTAATGCCCATAGCTTCAGCCAACATGGATACTCTTTTGAGAGTACCATGTTCCTTGTGTTTTCTTCGCGCTTTTGCTGCAAATAATATATTTTCCTTTACAGTCAAAAAAGGATAAAGCAAACTATCCTGATAGGCAAATCCAAAACCCCGCATTTCCGGAGGCCAGGCAGAAATCTCCTCTCCTTGCAGAAACACCTTCCCTGATTTGGCTTTGCGCAAACCAGCCAGAGTTTCCAGCATGATCGTTTTTCCGCATCCGGTAGGTCCCAGAATAACAAGATAGTCTTTGCTTTCTAAAGAAAAAGTTATGTCTTGGAGCTTAAATCCTCCAGCCTGAACATTAAGATTTGATACTTCAAACAGAGGTGCTCTCATACCTTTTCCTCATTGTGTACAGCTATTTTTACAACAACTAAAAGAAGTGAAGCCAGGGAGAGCATAACAATAGCCGTTGATATGGCAAATTTTATCTCACCAATTGACATGTTTAAAAAGATAGCTACTGAGAGTGTTTCAGTCTTCATCCGCGTAATTCCTGCTAACATTGCCGTTGCACCAAATTCTCCGAGCGATCTTGCCCACGCCATCATTATCCCGCCAATAATACCCCCTTTAGCCAAAGGCAGGGATACTTTTAAAAAAACCTGAGCGGGTGAAAAACCTAAGGTCCTTGCTACATTTTCCATCCGCCTGTCTACTCCGTTGAATGCCTGCATAAAACTTTTGATGGCATAAGGAGCAGCAATAAACCATTGAGCGACTACTACCCCTAACGGAGTAAAAACAATATTGATTCCGGCCTTAGCTAACCTTTCTCCCAATACCGGGCCAAAACAAATAAGCAGCGCAATTCCGCTGACCAGCGGCGGCAGCACAATTGGAATGTCAACTAAGGTGTCAAATACAGCCCTGCCCGGAAAATTAAAGCGGGACAGAACATAGCCGCAGGGCAAGGCTGTCAGTACCGCAAAAAAGGCAGCTGTCAAAGAAGTCCATAGGGTAAACTTGATCGCAAAATGGAATTCCGGCTGTTTAACGACATTGACGATAGTTGCAAAATCACTATAAGTGCATAACCCAATGATAATAATTAGGAAGAATAAGCTTGTCAGTATAAAAGTCAGCCAAAATGACCCCAAAAATACATGTTTTTTCGCAGCCTTAAGCCATTTTAATTTTAAAGCCATATTTCTCAAAGACTTCCGGGCCATTTTCCTGAAGATATTTCAGAAAATCATTTGCTAAGTCTTTATTGGTCGTATAGACCAAGGAAGCAACAGGAACCTGGTCAATTGCATTTACTTTGGGGTCAATTTCAATAATATCAATTCTATCTTTATCTTTTTGGGTATTGCTAAATTCAACAATTCCAGCATTGCCTTGTCCCATCTCAATAGCAGCTAATACTTTTGCCGGACTTTCTACTACAGCAATAATATTTTTCTCAATTTCTTTGGTTTTACCAATCTTATTAAAGACTATATAAGCGGACTTTCCTATGGCGGTTGCATCCTTATCCGGAATAATCAGTTTAACATTCTGTTTAGCCAAATCCTCTACAGAAGATATCTGGGCTGGGTTTCCTTTGGGAGTAATAATCACTGGAGTGGTATATGCAATCGGACCGGCTACCTGATCAATTAATCCTTTCTGTTTACCCTGATCAATTGCAGCCATTCCGCCCGGTATGTAAATATCGCCTTTTTTAGTTGTCTCAATCTGATTTAGCAAGGTTCCCGAGTTGTTGAAATTGAGCTCAACTTTCACTCCAGTTTTTTGCTCATACGATGAAGC harbors:
- the trhA gene encoding PAQR family membrane homeostasis protein TrhA, translated to MLARIREPINAMSHLTGAILSLTGLVFLIVHTADSGSWRQITGALIFGLSLICLYTASTVYHSVKSRERVIRGLRKVDHCMIYVLIAGTYTPVCLVTLHGRLGMGLLITIWSLSLIGIILKLVWLDAPRWLYTSFYLVLGWIAAGFIFPLSQALPGKGVFLLVLGGLFYSAGSVFYALKPKRLCVFKLGFHEIFHLFILAGSLSHYVFVYRYVLV
- a CDS encoding DUF1836 domain-containing protein, which codes for MPHKELKDSDIPNIDVYMDQLISFFEEYLDSYRRDPKEKVLTKTMVNNYVKNGVMEKPTKRKYNKNQLKSLFIIYHLKQVLSLQDIKSFFELSDSIYRKDDLFQNFLDAQNKASQDMDTLLKNTENGDPRAITEMILHLAVEAFARKRLAEKLIDDMNNQKQTEN
- a CDS encoding glycosyltransferase family 39 protein, producing the protein MKKKMTKETLAMFLISLLSAVLNFTNLSKEGYANSYYAAAVKSMTLNLKNFFFVSFDPSGFVTIDKPPLGYWFQAVSAKIFGFSGWSILLPQALAGVLSVIVLYHLVKRSFGSAAGLVSALFLAVTPVFVAVSRNNTVDNMLVFFLLLACWAVSVAAEKGRLKYLIAAMVLVGLGFNIKMLQAYLILPALYGTYLFSTSISLPKRILHLTAGTAVLLVVSLSWALIVDAVPANQRPYIDSSTNNTVMELITGHNGLERINIAGIIGDSKGSGRGPGGGPGFGGTNDDRQMRGRETSGNEGESTQPPAGMQGGGGQGGGMMPGGGAGRGAGGGLAGSFGGQTAAGLSRLFSKNILSDQIVWFIPLALFGFIAAALNEKFRTGLNTRRKQALALWLMWFLPEFVYFSYNTGTWHSYYLTMMAAPAAALAGIGMASMWEQYQEGGWKSWLLPSALFVSGAVHILMLSYFIDSGYLVKILMGIVALACCGSSALLGLINLRKKQEHDDDVRGESDADRGNKKNKLWKALAGLALTGILITPLVGSAAAIFSGSGGSFPAAGLELLSQAKSFYRTNTSVNNNGNNARINENNANSVLIEFLQENKTANQKYLLVVSSANDCADIIIQTGEPVMCLGGFLGNNSPLTLEEFKALAAEGEIRYVMAGNRGGRSNSEIMSWVSENGKPVSAGNDTGSRSSAQLYDLKDYTDSMGSN
- a CDS encoding type II toxin-antitoxin system HicB family antitoxin → MAKYLFPAVFTPEPNGAHSINFPDIEGCYTQGDNLQDAYEMAEDVLCLLLYDLEESKEPIPAPSNPTDIAFVQGSFVSLIGVDTLEYRKFHDNKAVKKTLTLPQWLNTIAEEKNVNFSQVLQNALKDHLGIQ
- a CDS encoding 4Fe-4S binding protein, yielding MAIIVEKNRCPQNHPCPSIRVCPVGALKQQGYKAPTVDAAKCTECGKCVSYCPMGAIRTVKK
- a CDS encoding NifB/NifX family molybdenum-iron cluster-binding protein, with protein sequence MKIAVASEGPMVSEHFGHCDSFFIFDTEKEQILKSEAVQNPGHRPGFLPNFLNDIGVNVIIAGGMGAGAIEIFTEKNIEIITGVRGNAKIAVEQYLQGQLQSTGSVCHQHQHHGECGGH
- a CDS encoding Mrp/NBP35 family ATP-binding protein — protein: MSENCSQNCNSCSEQCSERKEETDFSEKLHEMSNVKKVIGIVSGKGGVGKSLVTSLLAVTMNRKGYHTAILDADITGPSIPKAFGITEKAAGDEFGLFPATSKTGIEIMSTNLLLPRESDAVIWRGPILGGVVKQFWSDVIWTDIDFMFIDMPPGTGDVPLTVFQSIPLDGIIVVASPQELVSMIVTKAVNMAKTMNIPIIGLVENLAYFKCPDCGNTYQIFGESSIDRVAAQEQLPVLAKLPIDPQIAGACDKGMIEFYEGSLLDNAAKILERLGGNENENSSSE
- a CDS encoding 4Fe-4S binding protein — encoded protein: MKQLLILSGKGGTGKTTITGAFIKLAKAKAYADCDVDAPNLHLVTQNHKLTKQKDYFGMPKAVVDYRKCISCGLCLEYCRFNAIKKNNSQYEVSCYECEGCGVCEAFCPVQAISLQPDKAGELRLYMGEAVFSTAQLKMGSGTSGKLVTEVKKQLFQNANNVDLAIIDGSPGIGCPVIASISGANLVLIVAEPSLSGLSDMERIIKTAQSFGPKIGVCINKYDTNEILTNKIIALCREQNIPVMGKIPFDSAVVKAINNGQSIVDLDCLAGHAVSEVFQKTILFLISKEKYSNQV
- a CDS encoding 4Fe-4S binding protein → MKIAVLSGKGGAGKTLVSVNFASVAKSSIYVDCDVEEPNGHLFFKPEKLKEENVPVKLPEINHNLCNGCRTCVDFCKFNALAYIKNKVIVFNEICHSCNGCVLLCLNKAITEKDQSIGLIQSGLSENVQVLTGILNTGEPSGVPIVRRLLQTISQDNELTLIDCPPGSACIVMESIKDADYCILVAEPTLFGAHNLSMVHDLVKLFNKPHGAILNKYLDEANPAEDFCLKNEINILGKIPFDTELGTLNSNGLIVIREKEKYRELFSNLLSAVTKEVGNETVINT
- a CDS encoding NifB/NifX family molybdenum-iron cluster-binding protein; translation: MKIAIPVEGNSMDAKICFSFGRAPYFLIYDTGKNESKFIDNSAIANQGGAGIKAAQKIADSGADVLLTPRCGENAADVLKAAEIKMYRTINDSLENNLKALAEGKLELLENIHPGFHQHGGN
- a CDS encoding DUF5320 domain-containing protein translates to MPGRDGTGPLGRGAMSGNGFGLCTRANTGRRKGFCRKITDDMTFSSTKKELLFEQKEFLEKKLNLINKQINSQ